The Herbiconiux sp. SALV-R1 nucleotide sequence GGCAGCTCATCGGGGGCGGGCGGCACCGGGGGGAACTCCGGGCGCACAGCGTCGTCGCCGCCGAGCCGCTCCTCCTTCACCGCACGCAGACCGTACTCGTCGCCGGCGTAGACCATCGGGGTGCCGGCCAGCGTGAACAGCAGGGCGAGTGCGTGGGGCAGATGCTGCGCATCCGGAATCGCCGAGGCGATGCGCGTGACGTCGTGGTTGCCCACGAAGGTGGTGGGCACGAAGCGCTCGAGCAGCTCGTTGCCGCGCTCGATGGCGTGCTTGGTCTCGAACAGGTTGGTGTCGGCGAGTCCGTGCCAGATGCCCTGCCAGAGCTCGTACTGGGTGAGTGAGTCGAGCCCCGACTCGGCGACGATGGCGAGGGCGTCGCCGTGGATGACCTCTCCGGTGAACCAGGCATCCGGATGCGCCTCCCGCACCCGCGGCAGCACCTCGGCCCAGAAGGCGGGCGGCACCGCATAGGCGGCGTCGAGGCGCCAGCCGTCGGCGCCCCGGTCGAGCCAGTACGTCATCACCTCGGCGACGAGGTCGGCGACGGCGGGCGCGGAGTGGTCGAGGGCGACGAGCTGGTCGTGGCCCTCGAAGACCTCGGCGCGCACGGGGTCGCCCGGCCGCCAGCCCGCCCAGTCGATGCGGAAGAGGTCGGCCGTGGCGGCATCCGGGCCCGTCTCCTCCACCGTGGCGAACGCCGGATGTGCCCGGCCCACGTGGTTGAAGACCCCGTCGAGCAGCACCCTGATGCCGCGCTCGTGCGCCGCCGCGACGAGCCGGTCGAAGTCGGCGTCGTCGCCGAGCCGCGGGTCGATGCGGAAGTGGTCGACCGTGTCGTACCCGTGCGACGTCGCCGCGAACACGGGTCCGAGCGCGAGCCCGTTCAGCCCGAGCTCGACGACGTGGTCGAGCCACGCCTCGATGCGGCCCAGGCGATGCTCGACGCCCTCCGCCTCCGGCGCGTG carries:
- a CDS encoding alpha-amylase family glycosyl hydrolase codes for the protein MGSWVDHVMWWHVYPLGFVGAPVRPEPATEVAAGHTAPAEDAHAPEAEGVEHRLGRIEAWLDHVVELGLNGLALGPVFAATSHGYDTVDHFRIDPRLGDDADFDRLVAAAHERGIRVLLDGVFNHVGRAHPAFATVEETGPDAATADLFRIDWAGWRPGDPVRAEVFEGHDQLVALDHSAPAVADLVAEVMTYWLDRGADGWRLDAAYAVPPAFWAEVLPRVREAHPDAWFTGEVIHGDALAIVAESGLDSLTQYELWQGIWHGLADTNLFETKHAIERGNELLERFVPTTFVGNHDVTRIASAIPDAQHLPHALALLFTLAGTPMVYAGDEYGLRAVKEERLGGDDAVRPEFPPVPPAPDELPAALPGAGPDARELLALHGELIALRRQRPWLHSARSDVLHLTNTALVVRTATGSGTIVTALNLADEPVELPIADATELLAGTASLAGAQATLPAHAWAVLSA